The Penaeus chinensis breed Huanghai No. 1 chromosome 16, ASM1920278v2, whole genome shotgun sequence genome window below encodes:
- the LOC125033522 gene encoding uncharacterized protein LOC125033522 isoform X1, which produces MDRQSVRQRTKKHPLPHSTSQQLRYERERLELQKRVTEQLVSDVLGLYEKSLFVDLKIEASRGNIYCHQLFFAARVPALWKLLQEIAKFQRTEKAPAEDLLSVQLPDIEYRELQAFIRTLYTDDANRAAGIGLRRKLEDKLAVLQQRALLCHRQIRIEKLSSDEEQHVQQFILEQLRLGQLSEQRGNVQDVQRLFRCNAPRSRRQANPLSDSDTNSTATLTTEVTQYNPNTSKSVRPKSSRRIPAQKPKSLGNTMNITNHCVLGIGKSEIKEKQQLNISNEVCGGCDNIYSGNDLGQSDREGKVSSKGPPVPTKRASNDDTSPTGRISNQESPVFNVSMIKELQTSPMQVSGESFQDKLREKKDLSPSQSQRSANSEFTQMENVYGQDNVVCTNGDIGSHHDENIRTKGKAHKYGAMSSTRENASLHQANALLKQQQQHPHVQPTSSSKQGFQQKSQSFGAESQDSGDFDYASASNSGSEHRLSHLHETSSLEVELPSSHEENSSSQDSEGSPTVAGRRWKSENREAVYNHDTGEQNDLNESEESMQPKRPLVRARTFEVFDPIISGAIQHQDPAEKMDDQPKRSNPRRGDDGVAAEISANPHVSFSSAKGIPASRSEERYSTGNGKERKISDEIVGPYPDNIEDPEKLREMERKKGSLLFEHNFQTYSNIPTTNMMTASMMTASMSSESSMGIPSLYSSMIDSAMLGSIHSLGALEAPIVDPIPRPASVGLPVMHQIEDPNPELTSVTGHRPELKGQCTEQMTREFQREMARRDQGSRSPSPDSLSVDFAAKRETEALYRAKASQERQLRKSMDGGVSHVKKEEMDTEEKEQDDRENESRSSDSNQSEGKTEDKGEARETRVEDHQLSSLGKATGSPRLSRLGENKPIVSGGSTLKREKEAKEMKPIPKSERQVSMGSVKDVDAIPLVFGFIGPQDEEELGKSKDESKKEAKGEEEEEKQSQSIFPMFIDLNEIPSPEKENPKETEKKEGGKARAPSSSVYMYIEADTPSPKIRRKRKSESDSTALSKSVESHQEAEFASLPPVLGAAAEGKHKQSEVKTEDANETSDGGAGSAGDGNSSKEKKGFFVFIEADSPAKTGSPKPRRRPLPPAKKKSEAPNPMSRSAPSDSLVFSSQDSPSKLMTKSVIDRDEFIAQAPARKNVSLNDKINESSSGKDSAFVSGIPRPIRTLKSQASTKTSKVKPSPHKRNTGTHRDSSHTKDEPSETNDMATSRDISISELGPSQSISFSDVMSTSLPQETDGASEVSDVSSLLSSIERSNEPSDQPGSDPHSRLGEDLLRMFENEINTDVTIQIGEKRIRAHKCILASRCVYFAAMLSGHWVESAGNVIKLQGFSPDCVTVALKHIYSGSSTVPEGVRVGELAALADMLALDGLKDVISLHLKAKMCHYFHKPCSGCLEGVLDVLPIAGAYCLDELYHRCLRWVAKHFVVVLPTRNFAALPPEVQDRCLKQILDDMSVGNVIDTALGCERVLSSLPMVRWSQPVFDAAAQLLESATSFIAANLSGVLSSERFLALGKDSGWNIDSLEETMRVACELVRPDQAVLSHLQLAKLLEQNEEDGLGDVSESFLNFLENLLNQVEKFMIHNANRVAVCRKWPLLSTSTQRRIKDAAMVIVEFSRPTVPRPKLSSANRRTRGSSSDGSSGVACRGADHRLMRSASATAVPSSQRVGPRRPPSSGQDPTRCQTPPARLSRPRTQTPPPTRASTLRAQARQAAIQRSQSARTVAERPSKVKQGANTSTDEDSHSSGRRTTPMASFTRGATFTRSLSRPEPAGRARPQTPTRLPGASSRPRTPGPTESSQLPRRAATLNRTASHTTTGSSASEDEVPRKNSTASRGRALTSLNEGSGDAAKFARTQPAEARSRTPTRFAETRGSTSSLSRAGRTQPENQATPPGFTDSGSHTPRTPRIEKGEPRKQSDAKNGNIVPRSRGNTMGRRSTRSPMRDSGRPMGRTGSPTPSVTQASSAAENKSRSSSVTNKPVASTTTPPSVGSRSNTFCKDDTGPNQKPVVP; this is translated from the exons GACTCTTTACACTGACGATGCCAACCGGGCAGCTGGGATAGGCCTAAGACGTAAACTAGAGGACAAGTTGGCAGTGCTGCAGCAGAGGGCATTGCTATGCCATAGACAGATCCGCATCGAGAAGCTTAGCAGCGACGAGGAGCAGCATGTCCAGCAGTTCATCCTGGAGCAGCTGCGGCTTGGTCAGCTGAGTGAGCAGCGGGGCAATGTCCAGGATGTACAGAGGCTGTTCCGCTGCAATGCCCCCCGCAGCCGACGCCAGGCTAATCCGCTTTCAGACTCAGACACAAACAGCACTGCCACGCTGACAACGGAAGTCACACAGTATAATCCTAACACATCTAAATCTGTGAGGCCTAAGTCTAGTCGAAGGATTCCAGCTCAAAAACCAAAGTCGTTGGGAAACACAATGAACATTACAAACCATTGTGTTTTAGGTATTGGGAAAAGtgaaatcaaagaaaaacaacagtTAAATATTAGTAACGAAGTGTGTGGAGGttgtgataatatttatagtggtaatgatttaggacagtcagacagagagggtAAGGTTTCCTCAAAAGGACCTCCAGTGCCAACTAAGCGAGCCTCTAATGATGATACTTCTCCTACTGGACGGATTTCCAACCAGGAATCACCGGTTTTTAATGTTTCTATGATAAAAGAGTTACAGACTTCTCCAATGCAAGTGAGTGGGGAATCGTTTCAAGACAAACTTCGTGAAAAGAAggacctctctccttcccagtctcAGAGATCTGCCAACTCAGAATTTACCCAAATGGAAAATGTGTATGGGCAGGATAATGTAGTTTGTACCAATGGAGATATAGGTTCTCATCACGACGAAAATAtcagaacaaaaggaaaagctCACAAATACGGTGCCATGTCCAGCACCAGAGAAAATGCTTCACTTCATCAGGCCAATGCATTGttgaaacagcagcagcagcacccacATGTTCAGCCTACCTCTTCTTCAAAGCAAGGTTTTCAGCAGAAAAGTCAGTCCTTTGGTGCAGAGTCTCAAGACAGTGGTGATTTTGACTATGCCAGTGCCAGCAACAGTGGAAGTGAACATCGTCTGAGTCACCTGCATGAAACCTCAAGTCTTGAGGTGGAGCTTCCAAGTAGCCATGAAGAAAATTCAAGTAGTCAGGATTCAGAGGGAAGCCCTACAGTTGCTGGCAGGAGATGGAAGTCAGAAAATCGTGAGGCTGTTTACAATCATGACACAGGAGAACAGAATGATCTGAATGAATCAGAAGAATCTATGCAACCGAAGAGACCACTTGTAAGGGCAAGAACATTTGAAGTGTTTGATCCTATCATCAGTGGTGCTATACAACATCAAGATCCTGCTGAAAAAATGGATGATCAACCTAAAAGGTCCAATCCCagaagaggagatgatggagTGGCAGCTGAAATATCAGCTAATCCTCATGTCAGTTTCAGTTCAGCTAAGGGCATCCCAGCTTCCCGCTCTGAGGAGAGATACAGCACAGGGAATGGAAAAGAACGCAAAATTTCAGATGAAATTGTAGGTCCATATCCAGACAACATAGAAGATCCAGAAAAGcttagagagatggaaagaaagaaaggctcaCTTTTGTTTGAGCACAACTTTCAAACATATTCAAACATTCCTACAACAAATATGATGACTGCCAGTATGATGACAGCTAGTATGAGTTCTGAGAGTAGTATGGGAATACCCTCTCTGTACAGCAGTATGATTGACAGTGCTATGCTTGGCAGTATTCATTCTCTAGGTGCTTTGGAAGCGCCTATTGTTGACCCTATACCTCGACCAGCATCCGTTGGCTTACCAGTAATGCATCAAATAGAGGATCCAAATCCTGAGCTCACTAGCGTTACAGGTCACCGTCCAGAACTTAAAGGTCAGTGCACAGAGCAAATGACACGCGAGTTTCAAAGGGAAATGGCAAGAAGGGACCAAGGCTCTCGGTCACCATCACCAGATTCACTCAGTGTTGATTTTGcagcaaagagagaaacagaggcccTTTACAGAGCTAAAGCTTCACAGGAGAGACAGTTAAGAAAATCTATGGATGGTGGTGTATCCcatgtgaagaaagaggagatggatactgaggagaaagaacaggatgatagagaaaatgaaagcagAAGTAGTGATTCCAACCAAAGTGAGGGGAAGACTGAAGACAAAGGTGAAGCCAGGGAAACGAGAGTAGAGGACCACCAGCTGAGTTCTCTGGGCAAGGCAACAGGAAGTCCAAGGCTAAGTAGATTGGGGGAAAATAAACCCATTGTATCAGGAGGCTCCACActcaagagagaaaaggaggccaAGGAAATGAAACCTATTCCCAAGAGTGAAAGACAAGTGAGCATGGGTTCTGTCAAGGATGTTGATGCTATTCCTCTTGTCTTTGGATTCATTGGCCCTCAGGATGAAGAGGAATTAGGTAAGTCTAAAGATGAGTCAAAGAAAGAAgctaaaggagaagaggaggaagaaaaacagtcaCAGAGTATTTTCCCCATGTTCATTGACCTAAATGAGATCCCTTctccagaaaaagaaaatcccaaggaaacagagaagaaggaaggaggcaaaGCTAGGGCTCCTTCATCTTCAGTCTACATGTACATAGAGGCTGACACTCCCTCTCCCAaaatcagaagaaagagaaaatctgaGAGTGATAGCACAGCACTCTCGAAGTCTGTGGAATCTCATCAAGAAGCTGAATTTGCATCTCTACCTCCTGTCTTGGGGGCTGCTGCAGAAGGTAAACACAAACAATCAGAAGTCAAAACAGAGGATGCAAATGAAACCTCTGATGGTGGTGCTGGAAGTGCAGGTGATGGAAATAGcagcaaagaaaagaagggattttttgtatttattgaagCTGATTCTCCAGCAAAGACTGGGTCACCTAAACCTAGAAGGCGTCCGTTGCCACCAGCCAAAAAGAAAAGTGAAGCTCCCAATCCCATGTCAAGATCAGCTCCAAGTGATTCACTTGTGTTTTCAAGCCAAGATAGCCCAAGCAAGTTAATGACAAAATCAGTGATAGACAGAGATGAATTCATAGCCCAGGCCCCAGCAAGAAAGAATGTCAGCCTAAATGACAAAATTAATGAATCATCCAGTGGAAAAGATTCTGCATTTGTGTCTGGTATCCCAAGACCTATTCGTACCTTGAAGTCCCAAGCATCAACCAAGACCAGCAAAGTAAAGCCTTCCCCGCACAAGAGAAACACAGGTACCCACAGAGACAGTTCACACACCAAAGATGAGCCATCTGAAACTAATGACATGGCCACAAGTAGAGACATTTCGATCTCAGAACTAGGGCCATCTCAGAGCATATCGTTCAGCGATGTTATGTCCACAAGCCTTCCTCAAGAGACAGACGGGGCTTCTGAGGTGTCAGATGTGAGCAGTCTTCTCAGCAGCATTGAACGCTCAAATG AACCATCTGACCAGCCAGGGTCAGATCCGCACTCAAGATTAGGAGAAGATTTATTGCGCATGTTTGAGAACGAGATCAACACCGATGTAACAATACAG ATTGGTGAGAAACGTATCCGAGCCCACAAATGCATTTTGGCTTCCCGTTGTGTCTACTTTGCTGCCATGCTGTCAGGACACTGGGTGGAAAGTGCAGGAAATGTGATAAAACTTCAAGG GTTTTCACCTGACTGTGTGACAGTAGCCCTGAAGCACATCTACAGTGGCAGTAGCACAGTACCAGAAGGAGTGAGAGTAGGAGAGTTGGCAGCACTTGCAGACATGTTAGCTCTGGATGGCCTGAAGGATGTCATCTCTTTACATCTGAAAGCAAAGATGTGTCATTACTTCCACAAG CCTTGCTCGGGATGTCTGGAAGGAGTCCTGGACGTACTGCCTATAGCTGGTGCATACTGCCTCGATGAGCTATATCATCGTTGCTTGCGATGGGTTGCCAAGCATTTTGTTGTAGTGCTGCCAACACGAAATTTTGCTGCTTTACCTCCAGAGGTGCAGGATAGATGCCTTAAACAGATATTAGACGACATG AGTGTTGGTAATGTGATAGACACTGCCTTAGGATGCGAGAGAGTACTTTCATCCTTGCCTATGGTGAGATGGTCGCAGCCAGTGTTTGATGCAGCTGCCCAGTTGCTGGAGTCAGCCACAAGCTTCATTGCTGCTAACCTTAGTGGAGTGTTGTCATCAGAAAG GTTCTTGGCCTTAGGAAAGGATAGTGGATGGAATATTGACAGTTTAGAGGAAACAATGCGTGTAGCATGTGAGTTGGTGAGACCCGACCAAGCTGTTCTCTCTCATCTGCAACTTGCTAAGCTGCTTGAACAAAATGAAGAAGATGGACTTGGTGATGTTTCAGAG AGCTTCCTGAACTTCTTGGAAAACTTGTTAAACCAAGTTGAGAAGTTTATGATACACAACGCAAACCGTGTAGCTGTATGCCGGAAATGGCCTTTGTTATCAACCAGTACACAACGAAGAATCAAAGACGCTGCAATGGTGATTGTAGAGTTCTCTAGACCCACTGTCCCGAGGCCAAAGTTGTCTTCAGCAAATAGG AGAACCCGAGGAAGCAGCAGTGATGGCAGTAGTGGGGTCGCCTGTCGAGGAGCAGACCACAGGTTAATGCGTAGTGCCAGTGCCACCGCCGTGCCATCCTCTCAGAGAGTTGGCCCAAGAAGACCTCCTTCATCAGGCCAGGACCCCACTCGCTGCCAGACCCCCCCTGCCCGACTCTCACGCCCTCGCACCCAGACCCCACCCCCCACAAGAGCATCCACACTTAGGGCACAGGCCAGACAAGCAGCCATTCAGAGATCACAATCTGCTCGCACCGTAGCTGAGCGACCTTCAAAAGTAAAGCAG GGTGCTAACACTTCCACAGACGAGGATTCCCATTCTAGTGGGAGACGCACAACCCCCATGGCCTCCTTCACCCGGGGTGCAACATTCACCCGCTCCCTCTCAAGACCTGAGCCAGCTGGCCGTGCGCGTCCCCAAACCCCAACTAGATTGCCGGGGGCTTCATCCCGGCCACGCACCCCAGGGCCCACGGAGTCCTCTCAGCTACCTAGGAGGGCAGCCACCCTTAACCGCACAGCCAGCCACACT ACCACTGGGAGCTCAGCCTCAGAGGATGAGGTACCAAGGAAAAACAGCACAGCATCACGAGGTCGAGCTCTGACCTCCCTGAATGAAGGGTCAGGAGATGCTGCAAAG TTTGCTCGGACTCAGCCAGCGGAAGCGCGGTCCCGGACTCCAACAAGGTTCGCGGAGACACGTGGCAGTACCTCAAGCCTTTCTAGGGCAGGCCGTACCCAGCCTGAGAATCAGGCCACGCCCCCTGGCTTCACAGATAGTGGTTCGCACACACCCAGGACACCCAGAATTGAAAAAGGTGAACCAAGGAAGCAGAGTGATGCCAAGAACGGAAATATTGTTCCGCGGTCAAGGGGCAACACCATGGGGCGGAGGTCCACTCGGTCACCCATGAGAGATTCCGGACGTCCCATGGGGCGGACAGGGAGCCCCACGCCCTCAGTGACTCAGGCTTCCAGTGCAGCTGAGAATAAAAGCAGATCTTCCAGTGTAACTAATAAACCAGTGGCAAGCACTACCACACCACCTAGTGTTGGTAGTCGCTCAAACACTTTTTGCAAAGATGACACAGGCCCCAACCAGAAACCAGTTGTACCCTAG